The Candidatus Synechococcus calcipolaris G9 DNA window ATCGGTAAGGCTTGGTAGGAAAGTATTCTGAGTGAGAATATCAGGTAGTCGTAGGCTCCTTCTAGAAGCTCCATTGATTCTGACCCGACAGCTAATTTTTTATTGACTAAAATGGGAATGCACTTCACGACCGATCAGTAACTATGTTAGAAGATAAACAAAAGAGAATAGTGGTTGCACCTCAGCCATCACTGGTTTCACACTCTTCACTACCACCTAATCGCGTTATTAGTGTTGAGCTAGAGGATGGGGAGGATGTCGAATGGATGTGGATGGCACTACCTGACGGTACAAAGTACGTCAGTGGATATACCATTGTCAAAAAATAAAGCAGATGGTTCTAGCGCAGTGCATTGCTGCGATTATCTACGATCTTAAGGACGATAGAATGAGAGTCTCCATTATCAATGAAGTGATCAAGCAGCTAGAAGTAATGCCGCAGCACCTACAACAACAAGTGCTTGAATTTACTCAAGCGTTAGCAACATCTGAAGTTCGAGGAACTCCAGGGCAACAATTGCTATGTTTTGCAGGTTCAATCCCTCCAGAGGATCTCCAATTAATGCGTGAGGCAATCGAGCAAGATTGTGAGCGGATAGATATTGATGGGTGGTAGGTTTTTGCTCGATACCAACATCGTTATTGCACTTTTTGCAGACGAGGTGATCGTCAAAGACAATCTTGCTCAAGCTAGTGAAGTTTTCATTCCAAGCATTGTCATTGGTGAGCTGTGTTATGGAGCCAGAAAGTCAGGACGAGTTAAAGCAAACTTAGCAAGAGTTGATAAATTAGTTGCTGGTAGCACAATATTGGTATGTGATGCTGAAACGGCTCAGCAATATGGCGAAGTTAAGAATAACTTGAGGCTCAAGGGTCGCCCACTGCCTGAGAATGATGTCTGGATTGCAGCCCTTGTCCTACAGCATGATCTGATTCTGATAACACGAGATAACCATTTTCAAGAAGTGGAGAATCTGCAAATCGTAGTGTGGTGAGTAAAGCCGCCGCATAACAACCCGGTCGGAGCGGACTGTCGAAAGTCTCCGGTATAGATACCAAGATTGCTGACAGCCGATCAACCGGAATGTTCGACGCTCAGTTGTCTATGGGGTAACACCATTGAAGAATTAGTCGTTGTATTTAGGTGCAGTCAGGGGTTCAGAGAATTATTGAGGAGAAGATTTTAAGCTTATGGACAGACAATACGGCTTTAGACTCACTCTCTTAACCAGTTAAATAGAGCTTCTACGGTGAGGTTAAAGTCTTTAGCAAATTCTGGTACTGGCAATCGTGCCTTTGGTTCATCATAGGCAGTCGTTGGTTGATCGGGTAGATAAACAAAAACTGATTGCTTATCTGGATCAATCAGCCAGCCCATCTGAGTTCCATGCGTGAGGCAGTACAGGATATTTTTGATGACTTTAGTTTGGCTCTGCTCAGGTGAAAGAATTTCGATGGTCCAATCTGGAGCAATGGAAAAAACATTTGCAACCCTACCATTTTCCTTGCGTGGAATTCGATTCCACAGAAATACAGCAATATCAGGTACGGTTGAGCGTCCGCCAAAAGTACAACGCAACTCTGTGAAAGCCCGTGCAGTCTGTTTGGGTTTTACAGCCAAATTAATTGCAGGTGCTAATTCAGTCTGGATTACGCTGTGCTCTCCTTGTGGCATTGGTTTCTGGATGATCAGTCCGTCAATGTACTCGCTGGCGGGTTTTGTCTCCGGCAACTGTAAAAAATTCTCTAGTGTAAGGGGTTTAGTAAAACTTTGCACCATTTTAAGATTCCCTTAAGAGAAGCAGGCTATTACTAGTTTATTGGTTATTCTACAGGTACATTAGGTCGTTGTTGCGGTCGAACGTTAGCGTGATCCATGGAGGTATCCTGTGCAAGATGGGCGTGTCATTGCCGATTCTTTGTCCCCAGCGGGCATTCGCTTAGTGACGTTGCAATTGACCTATCCTCGCTTTATCCATAGTGAACTGTTAACCCATCGCGTTTTTTCCCGCAATTCTGCCAGTTCTCGGGCCGTTCCCGTCACCAAAGTGATGGAGCAGGTGGAGCAGTATCCAGTGATTCCCTACCACTGGGGCCAAAATCAACGGGGGATGCAGGCGGCCGTAGAAATCGAGCAAAAAGATCAAGGGAAAAACATTTGGCTAGAAACCCGATTGGCGGTGCTAGAGGGGGCAAAAAAGTTAAATGAATTGGGGGTGCACAAACAGGTCGTTAATCGAATGCTGGAACCCTGGATGTGGATGCAAACCGTGGTTAGTAGTACGGAATGGGATAATTTTCTCCACTTGCGGAATCATCCCGATGCCCAGCCGGAGATGCAACAGCTGGCTAAAATGATCCAAACCTTACTGGAGAACCATACTCCGACCCCGGTGGACGTAGGGACATGGCATTTACCCTACATTGCCGCCGAAGAACGGGACACCTTTAGCCTAGACCAACTGAAGTATATGTCCGTGGCCCGGTGCGCGCGGGTGTCCTACTATTTGCGGGATGGGCGGCGCAGTGACCCGGAATCGGATTTAACCCTATACGAGCGGCTGGCAGGATCGGAGCCAAAACACCTTTCCCCCCTAGAGCATGTGGCTGAATGTATGGGCGATCGCCAGGGGTATGCTAATTTTACTGGCTGGCGGCAGTTACGATTTCATGCCGAAGGCTAACCATTTGCTGCCAACTGAATGCGCGGATCCACCCATTTAAGTAAAAGATCTGCCAATAGATTACCAATAATCAACATGGTCGCGCCCATCATCAGACTGGCCATCACCAGGTAAATATCTTGGGATTGGACGGCCTGCAAAATGAGTCGCCCTAAGCCCGGCCAATTAAAGAAAAATTCGGCAATAAAGGCTCCGCTCAACAAACTGGCAAACTCAAATCCGAGGAGCGTCACTAGCGGATTAATGGCATTCCGTAGGGCATGGACATAGATAACCCGATGTTCCGGCAATCCCTTGGCCCGGGCCGTCTGAATATAATTTTGGCGCAGGACATCCAGTAAATTGCCCCGCATTAAACGCTGTAGTCCGGCAAAACTGGTCAGACTCAAGGCTAGGGTGGGTAAAATTAAATGCCAGCCAATATCTAAAACTTTGCCTAACCCGGTTAGGTCATCGTGATCAATACTGGTCATCCCCCCCACAGGAAACAGGGGCGTATTCTGGGCCAGAAACAACAGGAGGAGGGCCGTAATAAAACTGGGAAATCCTTGGCCAATGTAGCTCACCACTTGTAACGTGCGATCGCTCCAACGATTTTGATTGATGCCCGCAATAACACCCAAGGGAATGGCTAAGCCCCAGGTGACAATAATGGAGGAAAAAGAGAGAAGTAAGGTAGCCGGAACCCGTTCCCACAAAAGAGATGCCACCGAACGCTGATAGACAAAACTGGTACCAAAATTGCCATGGCGAATAATTTGCCACAACCAATTAAAATATTGCTGAAGGGCAGATTTATTTAAGCCAAATTGGGCTTCTAATTCGGCAATGCGTTCCGGGGAAATTTGGGGATTGGCTTTCAGGGTATCTAAATAATTGCCAGGAGCCAACTGAATAATGGCAAAACTAAGGGCAGAGGCCAGAAAAAGGGTTAAAATCGCCTGCAACAGTCGCTTGACAATAAATTGGCTCGTTTCACTAGTCAGACCACGGAAAACATTCTGCTGAAGGTGGTGAAATTTTAGGGAAGGGGCGGAGGTAAGGATCATAAATTAATGGGGGACAACAAGAGGGATTCAAATCGGTAGCGGTTTCTATTATCAGAATCAAGCCCTAGGTGCTTATAACATAGCAAAGAATGCTTTGATGGCATCAACCATATCTTGGACATGCTCGAGAGATAGATCGGGAAATAATGGTAAACGAAGTAAACGATCAGCAACACGATCTGTGTTGACCAAATCGCCCTGGGTGCGTCCATAGCGCTGA harbors:
- a CDS encoding type II toxin-antitoxin system VapC family toxin, whose protein sequence is MGGRFLLDTNIVIALFADEVIVKDNLAQASEVFIPSIVIGELCYGARKSGRVKANLARVDKLVAGSTILVCDAETAQQYGEVKNNLRLKGRPLPENDVWIAALVLQHDLILITRDNHFQEVENLQIVVW
- a CDS encoding Uma2 family endonuclease, which codes for MVQSFTKPLTLENFLQLPETKPASEYIDGLIIQKPMPQGEHSVIQTELAPAINLAVKPKQTARAFTELRCTFGGRSTVPDIAVFLWNRIPRKENGRVANVFSIAPDWTIEILSPEQSQTKVIKNILYCLTHGTQMGWLIDPDKQSVFVYLPDQPTTAYDEPKARLPVPEFAKDFNLTVEALFNWLRE
- a CDS encoding FAD-dependent thymidylate synthase, with the protein product MQDGRVIADSLSPAGIRLVTLQLTYPRFIHSELLTHRVFSRNSASSRAVPVTKVMEQVEQYPVIPYHWGQNQRGMQAAVEIEQKDQGKNIWLETRLAVLEGAKKLNELGVHKQVVNRMLEPWMWMQTVVSSTEWDNFLHLRNHPDAQPEMQQLAKMIQTLLENHTPTPVDVGTWHLPYIAAEERDTFSLDQLKYMSVARCARVSYYLRDGRRSDPESDLTLYERLAGSEPKHLSPLEHVAECMGDRQGYANFTGWRQLRFHAEG
- a CDS encoding ABC transporter permease, which translates into the protein MILTSAPSLKFHHLQQNVFRGLTSETSQFIVKRLLQAILTLFLASALSFAIIQLAPGNYLDTLKANPQISPERIAELEAQFGLNKSALQQYFNWLWQIIRHGNFGTSFVYQRSVASLLWERVPATLLLSFSSIIVTWGLAIPLGVIAGINQNRWSDRTLQVVSYIGQGFPSFITALLLLFLAQNTPLFPVGGMTSIDHDDLTGLGKVLDIGWHLILPTLALSLTSFAGLQRLMRGNLLDVLRQNYIQTARAKGLPEHRVIYVHALRNAINPLVTLLGFEFASLLSGAFIAEFFFNWPGLGRLILQAVQSQDIYLVMASLMMGATMLIIGNLLADLLLKWVDPRIQLAANG